The Rhodanobacteraceae bacterium genomic sequence ACCGCCGAGCCACCCGTTTGCCGGATCATGGATTTCGGCAAGTTCAAGTTCGAGCAGCAGAAGAAGGCTGCCGCGCAACGCAAGAAGTCGAAGCAGATCGAAATCAAGGAACTGAAGTTCCGCCCGACCACGGACATCGGCGACTACAACATCAAGCTGCGCAACATGCTGCGGTTCCTGGAGGAAGGCGACAAGGTCAAGGTCAACATCCGCTTCCGCGGCCGCGAGATGTCGCACCAGGAACTGGGCATCGAACTGGCCCGGCGCATCCAGAACGACATCACGGAACACGCAGTGGTCGACCAGTTTCCGCGCATGGAAGGGCGGCAGATGACCATGATGATCAGCCCGAAAAAGAAGTAGCTGCAACGGAGCCAAGAGCTTTCGGATTCACTAAGGGTTGGTGCAAGGTAGTACCGCATGGCACCAACTCCCCCTCGCCCGCTTGCGGGAGAGGCGGCCGTAGGCCGAGCGCGTAGCGCTGGGGTGAGGGGAAAAGCTCGCACTCTTCTGTTGTCATGAGTGCAACCCATCCGCCGCGGACCGGCGGATGGCCAAGCGGCACCCGGAAACGGAATGCCGCACAACAAGCCGGCAAGGGCATGGATGGAAAGCGCGATCGCACGATCGCCGCCCGCGCCAGTCACGAAAAACCACAACGGAGTGGCATATGCCAAAGATCAAGACCAACCGGGCCGCCGCCAAGCGGTTCCGCAAGACCGCCTCCGGCAAGTTCAAGGCCGGCCACGCGTTCAAGTCGCACATCCTCACCAAGAAGGCGACCAAGCGCAAGCGCAATCTGCGCGCCCCCAACCACGTGCATGAGTCCGACACCAAGCGTGTCGCGCGCATGCTGCCCTACGCGTAAGGAGAGACGACCATGGCACGAGTCAAGCGTGGCGTCACCGCGCGTGCGCGTCACAAGAAAACCCTGAAGGCCGCCAAGGGCTATTACAACGCCCGCCGCAAGGTCTATCGCGTCGCCAAGCAGGCCGTCACCAAGGCCCAGCAGTACGCCTACATCGGCCGCAAGCAGAAGAAGCGCCAGTTCCGCGCGCTGTGGATCGTGCGCATCAACGCGGCCGCGCGCCAGTTCGGGCTGTCCTACAGCCGCCTGATCGACGGCCTCGGCAAGGCCGGCATCACCATCGACCGCAAGGTGCTGGCGGATCTCGCCGTGCACGACATCGCGGCGTTCGGCGCGATCGCCGAGAAGGCCAAGGCCAGCCTGGCAGCTTGAACGAAGCGTGCGGCGTTCGCGCCGGACGTTATGATGCAAGCAAGCGGGGAGAAGGCCTTGCCTTCTTCCCGCTTTTCTTTTTTCTGGGGCAGCGATGGATACGTTGACGCAACGCACCGATGAAGCGCTGGCCGCGATCGACGCGGCCGCGACACTGGATGCGCTGGAAGCGCAGCGCGTCGCGCTGCTTGGCAAGAACGGCGCGATCACCGCTGAATTGAAGGCGCTCGGCAAACTCTCGCCCGACGAGCGCAAGGCGCGCGGCGTCGAGGTCAACCTTGCCAAACAGAAAATCGCCGACGCCATCGCGGCGCGCAAAACCGTGCTGGAAGGCGCGGCGCTGGCGCAGCGCCTGGCGTCCGAGGGCATCGACGTCACGCTGCCCGGCCGCGACGGCGCACGCGGCACGCTCCATCCGCTGACCCGCACCCGCGAGCGCATCGAGTCGATCTTCACGCAACTCGGTTATTCGGTCGCCGAAGGTCCCGAGATCGAGGACGACTGGCACAACTTCGAAGCGCTGAACTTCCCCGCGCACCATCCCGCGCGCGCGATGCACGACACCTTCTATTTCGGCGATGGACGCCTGCTGCGCACCCACACCTCGCCCGTGCAGATCCGCGCGATGCAGGGCAGGCAGCCGCCGATCCGCATCATCGCGCCGGGCAAGGTCTATCGCAGCGATTCCGACCAGACCCATTCGCCGATGTTCCACCAGGTCGAGGGCCTGCTGGTCGACGAAACCTCGACGATGGCCGACCTGAAAGGCACGCTGGCGGAATTCCTGCGCGCGTTCTTCGGGCGGGACTTCGACATGATGTTCAAGCCGACGTTCTTCCCGTTCGTCGAACCCGGCGCCGACGTGATCATCCGCTGGGATCGCGATGACGGCAGCGAGCGCTGGCTGGAAGTGCTGGGCTGCGGCATGGTGCATCCCAACGTCTTGAATAACTGCGGCATCGATCCGGAGCGTTACACCGGTTTCGCCTTCGGCATGGGCGTCGAGCGCCTGGCGATGCTGCGCTACGGCGTCACCGACCTGCGTGCGTTCTTCGAGAACGATGTGCGTTTCCTGCAACAGTTTGCGTAGGGCGGGAGTAGCGAAGCGAATCCCGCCAAGAAGCGGAGCGAGTCCTGCCTGAGCGTTCCGGAATCCCGTTGCCACGACTGGCGGGTTGGCACCCGCCCTACAGATCCAACGATCATGAAATTTTCCGAAAACTGGCTGCGCTCGCTCGTCGACATCGATGCCGACCGTGCCGAACTGACGCGGCGGCTGACCATGAGCGGACTGGAAGTCGCCGGCGCCGAAGTCATGGGCGGGTCGCTGGAAGGCGTGATCGTCGCGCGCATCGTGGCGTGCGACGCGCATCCCGACGCGGACAAGTTGCACGTGTGCCGCGTCGATACCGGTCAAGGCGAGGTGCAGATCGTGTGCGGTGCGCCCAACGCGCGCGCGGGCCTGGTCGCACCGCTGGCGACGGTCGGTGTGAAGCTGGCGAATGGCATCACGATCAAGACCGCGAAGCTGCGCGGCGTGGAATCGCAGGGCATGCTGTGCTCGGCGAAGGAACTCGGCATCGATGCCGATGCCTCGGGGTTGATGGAATTGCCCGCCGATGCGCCGGTGGGCAAGCCGCTGGCGGACTATCTCGGCCTTCCCGACGCGTCCATCGAGATCGAACTGACCCCGAACCGCGGTGATTGCTTGGGCATGGTGGGCCTTGCCGATGAAGTCGCGGCGGAATTCGGGACGCGCGCGCAGGCTTTCGATGCGCTGTCCGTGAAGGCCGCGGTCGCCGCGCCGCGCGAAATACGCCTCGAAGCCGGCGCGGATTGCCCGCGTTACCTCGGCCGTGCGGTGCGAGGCATCGACATGGCTGCGACCACGCCGGCATGGATGGCGCAGCGCCTGCGCGCGGCGGGCGTGAAGCCCATCAACGCGGTGGTGGATGTCACCAACTACGTGATGCTGGAAACCGGCCAGCCGCTGCACGCGTTCGACGAAGCCAAACTCGACGCCGCGATCGTGGTGCGGCGCGCGTGTGATGGCGAAACGCTGAAGTTGCTGGACGGCACCGACGCGAAGCTCGACCCCGGTTTTCTCGTGATCGCCGATGACCGCAAACCGTTGGCCGTGGCCGGCGTGATGGGCGGCTTCGATTCGCGCGTGACCGAGGCCACCCGCGACGTGTTCCTGGAGGCCGCGCATTTTGCGCCGTCCGCGATCATGGGCCGCGCGCGCAAGCTGGGGCTCGCCACCGACGCGGCGCATCGCTTCGAGCGCGGCGTCGATCCGGAACTGCCGCGTACCGCGATGGAACGCGCAACCGCATTGTTGGTCGACATCGCGGGTGGCCAGCCCGGCGAGGTCATCGAAGCCGCGTTGCCGGAGCATCTGCCGCAACGTGCCGCGGTGACCTTGCGCCGCGCACGCATCGCACGCGTGCTGGGCATCTCCATCGGCGATGCGGAAATCGAACGCATCCTCACCGCGCTCGGCATGACGGTGACGACGCAAGCCGATGGCTGGCGCGTCACGCCGCCTTCGCGTCGCTTCGACATCGAGCGCGAGGAAGACCTGATCGAGGAAGTCGCGCGCATCCACGGTTACGATGCGATTCCCGCGCGCCTGCCGGCCGGCGCGCCGCCGGCGCCGCAGGACGACGAGACGCGTCTTCCCGTCTCGACGCTGTCCGCGGCGTTGGCTGCGCGCGATTACCGCGAGGCCATCTGCTACGCCTTCGTCGATCCGCGCCTGCTGCAGACTTGGCAACTCGACGCCGGTGCGGTGCCCCTCGCCAATCCGCTGTCGGCGGAGCTGGCGGTGATGCGTACCTCGCTGCTGCCGGGTCTGGCGGACGCGTTGAAGCGCAACCGCAATCGCCAGCAAACGCGGGTACGGCTGTTCGAAAGCGGGGTAGTGTTTCAAAAGCAGGGAGCAGGGAAGCGGGAGGGCGAAAGCGCGCCTGTCGAGACAGCGATGCTGGCGGCGGTCGCCTGTGGCAGCGCGCGAGCCGAGCAGTGGGGCGAGCCGAGACGCGCGCTCGACTTCTTCGACATCAAGGGCGACGTGGAAGCGTTGCTGGCCTTGTCCGGATCGCCCGACGCGTGGTCGTTCGAGGCGCGCAACCTGCCCGCATGGCTGCATCCGGGCCGTGGCGCGCGCATCCTGCGCGACGGCGAGGCGGTGGGCGTGGTCGGCGGCTTGCACCCTGCGCTGCAGGCCGCGCTGGACCTGCCCGAGACCTTCGTCTTCGAAGTGGCGCAGGATGCCTTGCGGCGCCGGGCCATTCCGGCCGCGCAGGCGCTGCCGCGTTTTCCATCGATTCGCCGCGATATCGCGATCGAACTGGATGAACGCGTGGAGTGGGCGAAGGTCGCCGCCGCGGTTCGTTCAAGTTTGCGAACAATCGTGAACGATGTCGTATTGTTTGACCGCTTTCACGGTCCGGGTTTGAGCGAAGGACGAAAGAGTCTTGCCATGGGCTTGATTTTGCAGGACGGTTCGCGCACGCTTACGGATGAGGATGCCGACCGTTGCGTGGCCGAAGTGGTGGCGCAACTGGAACGCGAGTTCGGGGCCCGTTTGAGGAAATGAGATGACGCTGACCAAGGCAGAGATGGCCGAGCGCCTGTTTCTCGAAGTGGGCCTCAACAAGCGTGAGGCCAGGGAGTGCGTGGACGCCTTTTTCGAGGTGTTGCGCGAGGCGCTCGAGCGGGGGGAGCCGGTCAAGTTGTCGGGTTTCGGCAACTTCGACCTGCGCAACAAGAATCAGCGGCCCGGACGCAACCCCAAGACCGGCGAGGAGATCCCCATCTCCGCCCGTCGCGTCGTGACGTTTCGCCCGGGACAGAAGCTGAAACTGAGGGTCGAGAACCATGCTGGATCAGGGCAGCAATAACGAACTCCCCGCCATCCCGGCCAAGCGTTATTTCACGATTGGCGAGGTCAGCGAACTGTGTGCGGTCAAGCCGCACGTGCTCCGTTACTGGGAGCAGGAGTTTCCTGCGCTCAACCCGGTCAAGCGGCGCGGCAACCGCCGCTACTACCAGCGCCACGACGTGCTGATGATCCGGCAGATCCGCGCGCTGCTGTACGACCAGGGTTTCACCATCACCGGCGCGCGCGCGCGGCTGGAAGGCCAGCAGGGCAAGATGGAAGCATCCATCTCGCACCAGATCGTGCACCAGATGCGATTGGAACTGGAGCAACTGTTGCAGATCCTGCGCGAGCCCGTGCGCAAGGCCTGATCGCGCGGCGCTGCCGGGCGTATTCCGCTATCATGGGCGTTCGGTCGGGGCGTAGCGCAGCCTGGTAGCGCATCTGCCTGGGGGGCAGGGGGTCGTGGGTTCGAATCCCGCCGCCCCGACCAATGATGAAAATGGGCCCATCGGGCCCATTTTCATCATTGATTGTGGTGTGGATGAGAACTGGCGCCTTCGCAAGAAGGCGCCGTTCGACTGCGAAGACATGGATGGCGAAGCGAACATCGCGCGCGTCAGCGCGCGATGGCCCGAAGGGCGAGCGCCAGGATGGTGCGAGTCATCCCGCCGCCCCGACCAATGTTTTTGCGTTCATCCATGAACACGGCTTCGCCCGCCTATGGACGGGCTCTTAGCGTTTAGCCACCTGAGAGACCAGAACGGCCATCCATGGCCTGACTGTCCACAACAGCCGCTGCGTTCCGTTGCACCGGAACGCATGCCGTCGTGCTGACTTTTGCCAGGGTCCGTGCTTGAATTCCGGGCGAAGGATTTCCAGAGGCTTGGGGAGAGCGTCATGAGAATCAGCGCCGTGCTATGCGGTCTGGCTGTGTTCGCCATCGCCGTTTCCATGCGCGTGATCGCGGCGGAGTCGCCGCCAGCAAGGCCGGCTCCCGTGTCACCTGCGGCCTTGCTGGCGGAAAACGTCCCCGCGCCTGCTGCACGTCTGGCCTATGGCAAGGATGCGCTCGAGTTCGGCGAACTGCGCCTGCCACCGGGGAAGGGACCCTTTCCGGTGGTAATGATCGTGCACGGTGGTTGCTGGGCGGATCGCCTGCCGGGGCTCGATCCGCGCGCCACCTCGCTGGACCTGGTGCGGCCCTTGGCTGCGGCCCTGGCGGGTGACGGCATCGCTACCTGGAATGTCGAATACCGGCGCGGCGGCAATCCAGGTGGCGGCTGGCCGGGAACCTTCATGGACCTGTCGCACGCGACCGATCATTTGCGCACGCTCGCGCCGAAATACCACCTCGACCTCTCGCGGTTCGTCGTGCTCGGGCATTCCTCCGGCGGCCAACTGGCGCTGTGGATCGCCGCGCGCCACCGGATCGCGCCAGGCAGTGCGTTCTACACGCGGGATCCTCTGACGCCGGTTGGCGTGATCGACCTCGACGGTCCGATGGATCTCGCGCTCGCGCAACCGCACGAGCGGGAATATTGCCCGCTACCAGCCATCACGCAATTTCTTGGTGCCACGCCGCAGGATCAACCGCAGCGCTACCACGTTGCTTCGGCTACGTCGTATTTCCCGCTGGGTGTACCGCAGGATATCGTCGTGGGTGGTCTGCTGGACATGTACGATGGCCAGGTGAAGGCGTACGCAGCCCAGGCGACCTCTAAAGGCGACCGCGTTACTGTCACCCGACTTGAGCACTCGGGGCACTTCGACGTACTCTCGCCGCAAAGCCGCGACTGGAAGGTACTCGTGTCAAGGATACGGGTGATACTGCAAGACGGGGCGAACTGAGTCTGTCGCGACCGCGCAACGCCGCGGGCGGTTGGTGTCGCGCCGCGGTCGGTCAATACAGCAACCGCGTCCTCACGGTGCCCGGAATCGCAGAGAGCTGCTCGCGCAGCGATTCCGATTGCTGCTCGGAGGCGGACACGTCGATGACCACGTAGCCGATCTGGCCGTCGGTCTGCAGGTACTGGCCGTTGATGTTGATGCCGCCCTGCGAGAACACTTCGTTGATGCGCGACAGCACGCCCGGCACGTTGTGGTGGATGTGCAGCAGGCGGCGGCTGCCTGCGTGCTCGGGCAGCGACACCTCGGGGAAATTCACCGCGGAAAGGGTGGAGCCGTTGTCGCTGTAGCGCACCAGCTTGGCAGCGACTTCGGTGCCGATGTTGAACTGGGCTTCCTGGGTGCTGCCGCCGACGTGCGGGGTCAGGATCACGTTGTCGAAATCGCGAAGCGGCGACTCGAAGGCTTCGTCGCGGCCCTTGGGTTCCTTCGGGAACACGTCCACCGCCGCGCCGGCGAGGTGTCCGCTCTTCAGGGCCGCGGCCAGCGCGTCGATGTCGACCACGTTGCCGCGCGAGGCGTTGATCAGCATCGCGCCGCGCCGCATGCGCGCGATCTGGCCGGCGCCGATCATGCCCGCGGTGGCGGGCGTCTGCGGGACGTGCAGGGTCACGATGTCCGAGCGCGCCAGCAGGTCGTCCAGATTCTGCGCGGACGAGGCGTTGCCGAGCGCCAG encodes the following:
- a CDS encoding Phenylalanyl-tRNA synthetase alpha chain — translated: MDTLTQRTDEALAAIDAAATLDALEAQRVALLGKNGAITAELKALGKLSPDERKARGVEVNLAKQKIADAIAARKTVLEGAALAQRLASEGIDVTLPGRDGARGTLHPLTRTRERIESIFTQLGYSVAEGPEIEDDWHNFEALNFPAHHPARAMHDTFYFGDGRLLRTHTSPVQIRAMQGRQPPIRIIAPGKVYRSDSDQTHSPMFHQVEGLLVDETSTMADLKGTLAEFLRAFFGRDFDMMFKPTFFPFVEPGADVIIRWDRDDGSERWLEVLGCGMVHPNVLNNCGIDPERYTGFAFGMGVERLAMLRYGVTDLRAFFENDVRFLQQFA
- a CDS encoding D-3-phosphoglycerate dehydrogenase — encoded protein: MKTSFPKKDIKIVLLEGIHQSAVDVLHDAGYSWIERHDKALPRAQLFEAIADAHIVGLRSRTQLDAEAIAQARRLLAVGCFCIGTNQVDLRDARERGVPVFNAPYSNTRSVAELVIAEAILLMRRVPERNAECHRGGWSKSADGSFEVRGKTLGIVGYGHIGTQVGVLAESLGMHVLYHDIEAKLALGNASSAQNLDDLLARSDIVTLHVPQTPATAGMIGAGQIARMRRGAMLINASRGNVVDIDALAAALKSGHLAGAAVDVFPKEPKGRDEAFESPLRDFDNVILTPHVGGSTQEAQFNIGTEVAAKLVRYSDNGSTLSAVNFPEVSLPEHAGSRRLLHIHHNVPGVLSRINEVFSQGGININGQYLQTDGQIGYVVIDVSASEQQSESLREQLSAIPGTVRTRLLY
- a CDS encoding MerR family transcriptional regulator, giving the protein MLDQGSNNELPAIPAKRYFTIGEVSELCAVKPHVLRYWEQEFPALNPVKRRGNRRYYQRHDVLMIRQIRALLYDQGFTITGARARLEGQQGKMEASISHQIVHQMRLELEQLLQILREPVRKA
- a CDS encoding LSU ribosomal protein L20p; protein product: MARVKRGVTARARHKKTLKAAKGYYNARRKVYRVAKQAVTKAQQYAYIGRKQKKRQFRALWIVRINAAARQFGLSYSRLIDGLGKAGITIDRKVLADLAVHDIAAFGAIAEKAKASLAA
- a CDS encoding LSU ribosomal protein L35p, yielding MPKIKTNRAAAKRFRKTASGKFKAGHAFKSHILTKKATKRKRNLRAPNHVHESDTKRVARMLPYA
- a CDS encoding Translation initiation factor 3; amino-acid sequence: MRVIGADGEQVGILERDEALAMAEDAGLDLVEIQPTAEPPVCRIMDFGKFKFEQQKKAAAQRKKSKQIEIKELKFRPTTDIGDYNIKLRNMLRFLEEGDKVKVNIRFRGREMSHQELGIELARRIQNDITEHAVVDQFPRMEGRQMTMMISPKKK
- a CDS encoding Integration host factor alpha subunit; amino-acid sequence: MTLTKAEMAERLFLEVGLNKREARECVDAFFEVLREALERGEPVKLSGFGNFDLRNKNQRPGRNPKTGEEIPISARRVVTFRPGQKLKLRVENHAGSGQQ
- a CDS encoding Phenylalanyl-tRNA synthetase beta chain; the protein is MKFSENWLRSLVDIDADRAELTRRLTMSGLEVAGAEVMGGSLEGVIVARIVACDAHPDADKLHVCRVDTGQGEVQIVCGAPNARAGLVAPLATVGVKLANGITIKTAKLRGVESQGMLCSAKELGIDADASGLMELPADAPVGKPLADYLGLPDASIEIELTPNRGDCLGMVGLADEVAAEFGTRAQAFDALSVKAAVAAPREIRLEAGADCPRYLGRAVRGIDMAATTPAWMAQRLRAAGVKPINAVVDVTNYVMLETGQPLHAFDEAKLDAAIVVRRACDGETLKLLDGTDAKLDPGFLVIADDRKPLAVAGVMGGFDSRVTEATRDVFLEAAHFAPSAIMGRARKLGLATDAAHRFERGVDPELPRTAMERATALLVDIAGGQPGEVIEAALPEHLPQRAAVTLRRARIARVLGISIGDAEIERILTALGMTVTTQADGWRVTPPSRRFDIEREEDLIEEVARIHGYDAIPARLPAGAPPAPQDDETRLPVSTLSAALAARDYREAICYAFVDPRLLQTWQLDAGAVPLANPLSAELAVMRTSLLPGLADALKRNRNRQQTRVRLFESGVVFQKQGAGKREGESAPVETAMLAAVACGSARAEQWGEPRRALDFFDIKGDVEALLALSGSPDAWSFEARNLPAWLHPGRGARILRDGEAVGVVGGLHPALQAALDLPETFVFEVAQDALRRRAIPAAQALPRFPSIRRDIAIELDERVEWAKVAAAVRSSLRTIVNDVVLFDRFHGPGLSEGRKSLAMGLILQDGSRTLTDEDADRCVAEVVAQLEREFGARLRK